From the Cryptomeria japonica chromosome 2, Sugi_1.0, whole genome shotgun sequence genome, one window contains:
- the LOC131036346 gene encoding basic leucine zipper 23 encodes MAGIDDGEVDFSNQEIFGGTNMPVDDLDSGNSMERFFEEILRDTHACTHTHTCNPPGPDNTHSHTCFHTHTKILPAPDEEKSADSTQDSSSKAKKRSGGNREAVRKYREKKKARTASLEEEVSHLTALNQQLMRRLQGQGVLEAEIARLKCLLADFRGRIDGELGSYPYQKSATRTEKATDAQFLQPLPGGYVINPCNVRCNADVSCPAPLLASDGDGGVQNEHGSTGCWNGGCGQIPAPNCQALKDDMGVTSSGLSACSEGAVTKMIPVMTSCGKQKKGTFSAQ; translated from the coding sequence ATGGCTGGCATAGATGATGGGGAGGTCGATTTCTCGAACCAGGAGATATTTGGGGGCACCAATATGCCCGTAGATGATCTTGATAGTGGGAATTCTATGGAGAGGTTCTTTGAGGAGATTCTAAGGGACACTCATGCATGCACTCACACACATACCTGCAACCCTCCCGGACCAGATAATACTCATAGCCACACATGTTTTCACACGCATACAAAGATCCTCCCTGCTCCAGATGAGGAGAAATCGGCAGACAGCACACAAGACAGTTCATCGAAGGCAAAGAAGAGGTCTGGGGGTAATAGGGAGGCAGTCAGAAAATACAGGGAAAAGAAGAAGGCTAGGACAGCATCCTTGGAAGAGGAGGTTTCGCATCTGACAGCTCTGAATCAGCAGTTGATGAGGCGATTGCAAGGCCAGGGAGTATTGGAGGCTGAGATTGCGAGGTTGAAGTGCTTGCTTGCTGATTTCAGGGGCCGAATTGATGGGGAATTGGGGTCTTATCCATATCAGAAGTCAGCAACAAGGACAGAAAAAGCAACAGATGCTCAGTTTTTGCAGCCATTGCCTGGGGGATATGTAATCAATCCCTGCAATGTTAGGTGCAATGCTGATGTGAGTTGCCCGGCTCCTCTGTTGGCATCTGACGGTGACGGTGGTGTGCAGAATGAACATGGGAGCACCGGGTGTTGGAATGGAGGGTGTGGTCAGATTCCAGCGCCTAATTGTCAAGCTTTGAAGGATGATATGGGAGTTACCTCTAGTGGGCTTTCTGCATGTTCAGAAGGGGCTGTGACAAAGATGATACCTGTGATGACTTCATGTGGAAAACAGAAGAAAGGTACATTTTCTGCTCAGTGA